One Malassezia restricta chromosome VI, complete sequence genomic region harbors:
- a CDS encoding DNA-directed RNA polymerase III subunit RPC1, giving the protein MKELVVQDAPKKIKSIQFGVMSKQEIVNLAELEVVTRDIYNLPDRQPRVGGVLDRRMGVSDKVSTCETCGHRMADCVGHYGYIKLVLPVFHVGFFKHIVSILQMVCKSCSRILLEEPDRRRFLRRFRRPGLENLQRTQTFKAVNTAARKVLYCPHCGSTNGTVKKAGVLKIVHEKFRQKKTEEEQLDFRKTFTTAVQMGHGELAPHLNKAQEDLNPLRVLDLFRRISDEDCELLGLKPQFGRPEEYIWQYICVPPVCIRPSVAQDGATNEDDLTVKLTEIVFTNNIIKSGLTKGSKGTTTAQLVEQWDFLQLSVALYINSEMPGVPPMSGHKPIRGFCQRLKGKQGRFRGNLSGKRVDFSGRTVISPDPNLAIDEIAVPERVAKILTYPERVFAHNIESMRAAVRNGTDTHPGANYHVNGRDGFKRFLKFPGMRDDIAANLCVGDIVERHIRDGDIVLFNRQPSLHKLSIMCHRVKVRPWRTFRLNECVCNPYNADFDGDEMNMHVPQTEEARTEALTLMGVRHNLVTPRNGEPIIAAIQDFITASYLISRRDRFFTRAQFVQLCSYFGDATLHIDIPPPAIQKPVRLWTGKQLFSTLIRPSKSSSVLVNLEARCRTFEKPRDGHPKEMSPNDGYLVIQNSEVLCGVMDKATVGDGNKHSVFGVILRDYGPDATVAAMNRLAKTCARWLCNQGFSLGIGDVTPGDRLRKTKDQHVEEAYRQCSDLIDMAKRGKLENLPGCNQEQTLESKISGVLSSVRSDVGEICMTELSRHNAALLMSVCGSKGSKINVAQMVACVGQQIISGSRVPNGFQDRSLPHFPKKSKDPPSKGFVRNSFFSGLEPTEFLFHAISGREGLVDTAVKTAETGYMQRRLMKALEDLSTHYDFSVRNSEGGVVQFLYGDDGLDPAELEGNALPVEYHRTFLHAAAKTADIPSRYLLPYEVMDMVDEALSEDRFQRLCTAKYIEQVRDFCQDKIAKHMARTREVYGMYPALTRDGDFDADTDLSLGADEAQRAIVENKARVSEATIREFLYLCWEKYMRAKIEPGSAVGAVGAQSIGEPGTQMTLKTFHFAGVASMNVTLGVPRIKEIINAAKAINTPIIAAKLVSEKNERAARIVKGRIEKTYLGDIASVIEEVWAGNYTYLGVQIDMDAIQKLQLEVTLDDIKRAIVNMPRMKIKEERVIVQPNQNALHIYIHSDDKEKDVYYSLKHLKRQLPKVVIKGIPNASRAVISDEKNERKLLVEGYGLREVMTTEGVVGTQTYTNHVMEMQQVLGIEAARNSIYREIDYTMASHGMSIDPRHVMLLADVMTYKGEVLGITRFGVAKMKDSVLMLASFEKTTDHLFDAALYGKSDSIAGVSECIIMGNPAQTVGTGMPALVCPAPSLPPRRPLVFDQ; this is encoded by the coding sequence ATGAAagagctcgtcgtgcaggATGCACCCAAGAAAATCAAGAGCATCCAGTTTGGCGTCATGTCCAAGCAAGAGATTGTCAACCTGGCCGAGCTCGAAGTGGTCACACGCGACATATACAACTTGCCTGATCGGCAGCCACGAGTAGGCGGTGTACTAGACCGGCGCATGGGTGTGAGCGACAAAGTGAGCACCTGTGAGACATGTGGTCACCGCATGGCTGACTGTGTGGGCCATTATGGCTACATCAAGTTGGTCCTGCCCGTGTTCCACGTCGGTTTCTTCAAGCACATTGTGAGTATTCTCCAGATGGTGTGCAAGTCGTGTTCACGCATCTTGCTCGAGGAGCCAGATCGCCGTCGTTTTCTCCGTCGCTTCCGTCGGCCAGGCCTCGAGAACTTGCAGCGCACCCAGACATTCAAGGCCGTGAATACAGCGGCGCGCAAAGTCCTCTACTGCCCACACTGTGGCTCGACCAACGGCACGGTGAAAAAGGCAGGCGTGCTCAAGATCGTCCACGAGAAGTTTCGACAGAAAAAGACCGAAGAAGAGCAGCTGGATTTCCGCAAGACGTTTACGACCGCCGTCCAAATGGGTCACGGCGAATTGGCGCCTCACCTGAACAAGGCACAGGAAGACTTGAATCCACTGCGCGTACTCGACTTGTTCCGCCGCATCTCTGACGAGGACTGCGAGCTGCTCGGACTCAAACCGCAGTTCGGCCGCCCAGAGGAGTATATCTGGCAGTATATCTGCGTGCCGCCCGTGTGCATTCGCCCTAGCGTGGCTCAGGATGGCGCCACCAACGAAGACGATCTCACCGTGAAACTGACCGAGATTGTCTTTACGAACAATATCATCAAGTCTGGTCTGACCAAAGGCAGCAAAGGCACGACGACCGCCCAGCTGGTGGAACAATGGGACTTTCTTCAGCTCAGTGTGGCTCTGTACATCAACTCGGAAATGCCCGGCGTACCGCCGATGAGTGGGCACAAGCCCATACGTGGCTTTTGCCAGCGCCTCAAGGGTAAGCAGGGTCGGTTCCGCGGTAACTTGAGCGGCAAGCGTGTCGATTTCTCTGGCCGAACCGTCATTTCGCCCGATCCGAACCTGGCCATCGATGAAATCGCTGTGCCGGAACGCGTCGCCAAGATTCTCACATATCCAGAACGTGTCTTTGCGCATAATATTGAATCCATGCGCGCGGCTGTGCGCAACGGGACAGATACACATCCAGGCGCCAACTACCACGTCAACGGTCGTGATGGTTTTAAGCGCTTTCTCAAGTTCCCTGGCATGCGGGACGACATTGCTGCCAACCTCTGTGTCGGAGACATTGTCGAAAGACATATACGCGATGGCGATATCGTGTTGTTCAATCGTCAGCCGAGTCTACACAAGCTCTCGATCATGTGCCACCGCGTCAAGGTCCGGCCATGGCGAACATTCCGTCTGAACGAATGTGTGTGCAACCCATACAATGCCGACTTTGATGGTGACGAAATGAACATGCATGTACCTCAGACGGAAGAGGCGCGGACAGAGGCGCTCACGCTTATGGGTGTCCGGCACAATCTCGTAACGCCACGGAACGGAGAGCCCATCATTGCTGCAATCCAGGACTTCATCACTGCTTCTTACCTTATATCTCGTCGCGACCGCTTCTTTACTCGCGCACAGTTTGTACAGTTATGCTCGTACTTTGGTGACGCTACACTGCACATTGATATCCCGCCCCCGGCCATCCAGAAACCAGTGCGTCTTTGGACGGGCAAGCAGCTATTCAGTACGCTCATCCGCCCGAGCAAGTCTTCGTCGGTGCTCGTCAACCTAGAAGCCCGATGTCGCACGTTTGAAAAGCCGCGTGATGGCCATCCCAAGGAAATGTCGCCCAACGACGGCTACCTTGTCATCCAAAACAGCGAAGTACTGTGTGGTGTCATGGATAAAGCCACGGTCGGCGATGGTAACAAGCATTCTGTATTCGGTGTGATTTTGCGCGACTATGGACCAGATGCCACTGTGGCTGCTATGAACCGCCTCGCCAAaacatgcgctcgatggctCTGTAACCAAGGCTTCTCTCTCGGTATCGGTGATGTCACACCGGGCGATCGACTGCGTAAGACCAAAGACCAGCACGTGGAGGAAGCGTATCGCCAATGCTCGGATCTTATCGACATGGCTAAGCGCGGCAAGCTTGAAAACTTGCCCGGTTGCAATCAGGAGCAGACGCTCGAAAGCAAGATTTCAGGTGTCCTTTCAAGTGTGCGCAGTGATGTCGGTGAAATTTGCATGACAGAGCTGAGCCGGCACAATGCGGCCCTTCTCATGTCCGTTTGCGGCTCCAAAGGATCCAAGATCAATGTGGCCCAAATGGTCGCGTGTGTCGGACAACAAATCATCTCTGGATCTCGAGTCCCGAATGGATTCCAAGACCGCTCGCTACCGCATTTCCCCAAGAAATCTAAGGATCCCCCATCGAAAGGGTTCGTACGCAACAGCTTTTTCTCAGGCCTGGAGCCTACCGAGTTCCTGTTTCATGCTATTAGTGGGCGTGAGGGTCTGGTAGATACAGCCGTCAAGACCGCTGAAACGGGTTACATGCAGCGGCGACTGATGAAAGCGCTCGAAGACCTGTCGACTCACTACGATTTCTCCGTTCGCAATTCCGAAGGCGGTGTCGTGCAGTTCCTTTATGGCGACGACGGATTGGATCCTGCTGAACTCGAGGGCAATGCTCTTCCAGTTGAATACCATCGCACTTTCCttcatgctgctgcaaaaACGGCTGATATACCCAGCCGCTACCTTCTGCCATACGAAGTCATGGACATGGTCGATGAGGCACTCTCTGAAGATCGATTCCAGCGCCTCTGTACTGCCAAGTATatcgagcaggtgcgcgaCTTTTGCCAAGATAAAATCGCGAAACACATGGCTCGTACGCGTGAAGTGTACGGCATGTACCCGGCATTGACTCGCGATGGCGACTTTGATGCTGACACAGACTTGTCTTTGGGCGCTGATGAGGCCCAGCGTGCTATCGTGGAAAATAAAGCGCGTGTCTCCGAGGCGACTATCCGCGAGTTCTTGTATTTGTGCTGGGAAAAGTACATGCGCGCTAAGATCGAGCCTGGCTCAGCAGTGGGTGCAGTGGGTGCTCAGTCGATTGGTGAGCCTGGTACTCAAATGACTCTGAAGACCTTCCACTTTGCTGGTGTCGCATCCATGAATGTGACGCTGGGTGTACCACGTATCAAGGAGATCATCAATGCTGCCAAAGCTATCAATACGCCGATTATTGCAGCCAAGCTTGTGAGTGAGAAGAATGAACGGGCAGCTCGTATCGTGAAAGGTCGCATAGAAAAGACCTATTTGGGCGATATCGCATCAGTCATCGAAGAGGTTTGGGCTGGAAATTATACATATCTAGGTGTGCAAATTGACATGGACGCCATCCAAAAACTGCAGTTGGAAGTTACCCTGGACGACATAAAGCGCGCCATTGTGAACATGCCTCGCATGAAGATCAAAGAGGAACGCGTAATCGTACAGCCAAACCAGAACGCTTTGCACATTTATATCCACTCAGATGACAAGGAGAAGGATGTTTACTACTCCCTCAAACATCTCAAGCGGCAGCTTCCCAAAGTCGTTATCAAGGGCATTCCGAATGCAAGCCGTGCTGTAATCAGCGATGAAAAGAACGAACGAAAGCTTTTAGTTGAAGGCTACGGTCTGCGCGAAGTCATGACTACAGAAGGTGTGGTGGGAACACAAACATATACGAACCACGTGATGGAAATGCAACAAGTATTAGGTATTGAGGCCGCTCGTAACTCTATCTACCGTGAAATCGACTACACTATGGCCAGTCACGGTATGTCCATTGATCCCCGTCACGTCATGCTCTTGGCCGATGTCATGACGTACAAAGGTGAAGTTTTGGGTATCACAAGGTTCGGCGTGGCAAAAATGAAGGATTCAGTCCTTATGCTTGCGTCATTCGAGAAAACCACCGATCACTTGTTCGACGCTGCGCTATATGGAAAATCTGACTCTATCGCTGGCGTAAGTGAGTGTATTATCATGGGTAATCCTGCGCAGACAGTCGGTACAGGTATGCCGGCTCTTGTCTGTCCTGCGCCCTCGCTTCCTCCACGGCGCCCCTTGGTGTTCGATCAATAG